The genome window TACCGGCAGATTCTATCTCAACAAGGCTCTCATCTGCAAAAGCCTCTTTATTCATCTTGTTTCCTTTGCTGAAAGCAAAAATGAAAAAGATACCGATGAAAAATAAAGCAGCGAATGCTGTCCAATATGGTTTTCGATGTATGGTTTTCATAATGGTCTCATTTATAATACTTGGCGGATCCCAGTGATTTTAAGTATTCAATTAAATCATTCAGTTGATTCTTGGTCATGTCGTTGGCAGCTCCATGTTCATCATTGTCGTTGTAAATTGTCCAGATCTCTTCCAGGGTTTGCGCGCTGCCATCGTGCAAGTATGGTGCGGATTCATAAATATTGTTCAAATTCGGTGAATCAAATGTCATACCCGGGCTGTCATGTTCTTTTTTCGTGCCGACATCTGCATTCGTCCTGTTGGTAAAATTGGGTGGAGGATGACAAGTGACGCATTGATTCCCGACAGGTATTTCTCGCCCATCATTTGTCATAGTCCTGTAAAAAATTTCTTTTCCTCTCTCTTGAGCTTCTGTCAGCTCACCATTTGGCAGACGGAACCTGTTTGGCGGATGCTTTAGCTGCGTCAAAATGTAGGATGTAAGATTGGTCAGATCCTCGGGAGAATATGATTCAGTACGGGTTACAAATTTCGAAAATCTCATACCGTCCTGCATATATACACTTACATTATGCCCGTTCCATTTAAACGGTGATGTTTTGGGGAGCTCCCGCAGAGTTTGAACATTTGTGAGGTCTATCCCCGGTTTAAGAGCCATATCGTAGGTAAGCCCATCTTCGTGGCCGTCGGGATGACAAGTATAGCAGCTATATTGATATTGAAAGGTTCCCCCTGCATTGTAAAAAAGTCTCTGTCCCTGCCTGATCGGTGTATTCTGATCTGCTTTACTTAATACAATCGATTCTCCATTACTGAATGATGTCATATCTACAATGCCAATTTTATCATTTAAATATTCTGCATAGTAGAGTTTCGATCCATCCGGTGAAAACGCCATCCCTTTTGGAGCGGATCCGGTCTCTATTCTTTTGATGACAAATTCTTTACTTAACCCCAGGTTATTCTCCGGCATTCTAATCTCTCCGGCGTCAATTCTCAATAGCAGAGATTTTAACTTGCTCATCTCGATAATACTCAAAATATTCGCACCTGAATGAGATACGACGGCGTATTTTCCATCCGGAGAAACCTTTACATCAAAAGGATCGGCATAGAATTTATTCGGCTCATCCAGCAGTAATTGATACATTTTCCCGGTGGATGTATTATAGACACCAATTCCATGATTAATCATCCATCCATTTTCAATCTGAACGGCCGGCACCAGATTTTTTGGCCGAATCAGGGTAAACAGCGCCAGCTCACCTTCAGGCGTATAGTCAATGTTTTCCATGATATGTGCTGACATCAACTCTTTTCTATCTGCCAATCGCTGCTCCGACGTGCTGATAAAAGTGGCTTCCACCTTAGGTGGCGTTCTGAATTCTATATGTTTTGTTCGCCGGCTTAACACCATTAAAGTTTCTCCATCGGGTGTTAAAGAGGCCCCGGTCGGGTTGTTGCCAACTGAAAGCCGTTTTAACTCTTGCCCGGATGAAAGATCAATAATTGAAACATCTGATGTAAACGTGTTGACCACATAGAGCATATTCCCTTCTCCCTCATATTGAAGTTCTGCCGGGCCTGCTCCTGTTTGAAGAGTATCCACAATATTACCCTCTGGAAGCAGGATCTCTATCACATTGTCATCCCATTGATTCGAAACATATGCAGATGTGCCATCTTCATTAAGTGTCACACTATGCGGGTGATTTCCCACTTCAATTTTTTTAATGACCACCTTTTCATTTAGGTCAACAATAGAGAATGAGTTATCCTCCTGGCCTACTACGTAGAGGTAATTTCCATCGGGTGAAATTGCCACATTAAAAGGAGAGAGATAGTCATCCGTTAAAAACTGAGTGAATAAATTATCCACCTGACGACCAACATGGCAGTTGGTACATGTCAGCGGGAATCCTGTTGTTGCTGTCATGTGATCTACATGATCCCGGGCCCAGTCGTGCCCTCTTTTTGCGACAAATACAAAAACCAAAGCCGTAACGGCCAAAAGGGTAGTAAGTACTATTTTTTTATTTGTCTTCAACTTTCTGGAATCACTTTTTATTTATCATTTCCCGGAGAGCCTGTACCTCGGCCATGTTTGTAATTCTTGAAGTATCCGTGATTATGACCGGCTCCTTTTTAATCGCCATAGGCACCCGGTTTACAGGCGACATCTCTTTTTTTGCATGACACCCTATACACGCACGGCGTTCATTAGTACGAAGCCACATCCAACCGGAAGGCCCTCTCAGCCTTTCTCTATTGGCATCAAGGCTGACAAATCGGATGGGCATATTGGACTGAACTTTAAGGTAGAAGGAGCCATCCCCGGCCACTTCAATCTCATCTAATATTTTATCAGTACTTTCAATTCGAACATATTTCGTTTTCGAATCTCCATCTGTCTCAATTTGCGAATGATTAACGTCTTGACTGATCAGAATACCCGATCCCTCTTCATCGGAAATTGAAGATGGCAACTTTTTGGGTACTCTTTTGCTTGCGAACTACAACCGGTTGAACAGAGTGATAGCCCTCATCTTTATAGATTAATTCTTCATCACCCTTAAAACTGATTGCTGAAAGACCAAATACTCCCTCCGATCCGCTTTTTGCAGAAATCACCAAACGTGTTGAATCGAGGATACCTGCAGATTGGATTGCCCCTGCATCATAAGTAGCAATAATCTCTTTGGGAAGAAGCGGGTTTGCATAAGACAAAACCACAAGTTCATCCACATTTCCATCTCCCTGGACGAATATCAATTTATCTTCCCTACTCTCGCGTACAGTACTTTTGATCTGAGAATCAGATTGATCATGATAAAACGCCTGAGACTTGGTTCCATCCGGCCTCAAAACCATAAATTGGCGACTTTTTTTAGTGGGATAGAACTGCTGGCTGATTATGGCGATCCGGCCGTCATACAGAATGGATGGATAAAAATCACGATGCGGATGAAAGGTTAGTTGATTAAGCCCGGAACCATCTTCCAGAATCTTAAATAACGGATAGGTTTTTCCAATCTCCGGGTCTTCAATTTCACAGGAAAACACAATATCACCTGTTGGCAAAAAGGAAGGTGTATAGCAATTTTTTGAACTCTCGAATACTTTTTTCTTAGCCGATCCATCCAGATTCATCGTCCATATCTGCCATGAATCGTTTTGATTTACTTTTGCGGAGAAAACGATCAGCTGATTATCAAAAGATAGTGAAGGAGAAGTAGCAGAGTAAAAATCAGACGTTAAATTTTTTATACCACTTTCAGGGTTTTCATAGTTCAGGCTTACAATTCTTGCTTCTTTATAATCGGGAGGTACATTCTCACTACCGCCTGCCAAGTGATTTTCAGCAGCAGGCATTTTCGTAAAAACCAAAATCGAATCCGGTATTGTCTCTTCTGAACCTGTACGAATAATCAGGAACAGCGCAAAGAGCAGCAATTGATAATTCCGATAAATACAATTCTTCTGCGCATATCAGGGCTCTTATTCCTGAATGGTAAGAATTTGATTCGCTTCTACATTTTCCATTGTCTGGACGATTCCGGATGGCCAGCGAATTTCTATCTGATCGATGATTGAATGTCCTGCCAGTCCAAAATGAATTCTCGGATCGTTTTGGGAGAGATATCCTCCGGCACTTGTCTTTTCCATCGTTTGGGTTTTTCCGCCTGCAACAACTTTAACTTTTGCACCTATTCCATCCCTGTTGCTGGTAGTGCCTACAAGATTAATCAAAATCCAGTTATTCAGATTTCCTTTGTCATTTCGAAGCAGGGTAAAATTGTCTCCGAGATTTGAAATAAAGACGTCTATGTCTCCGTCATTATCGATATCACCAAAACAGGCACCTCTTCCCACTTTTTCTTCCTCGAAGTACGGTCCTAAAGTCAAAGAAACGTCTTCGAACGTTCGGTTTTGCCTGTATTCAAAGACCTGGTCTTCCTGCCCGTGAAGGTGCTGAATCTCTCCGTTCACTTTAAAAATATCGAGATCCATATTGTTGTTATAGTCCAGAAAAGATGAGCCCCATCCGGCAAACTGGCCGCTTGGAATTGCAATGCCCGATTGATAGGAAAGATCGACAAATCTTTCACCATCAAGATTGGTATAGAGCGCACTGTAGGATTCGTCTGTTACAAACATATCGGTGAATCCGTTATCGTCATAATCTCCAAAAACCACAGACATGCTTGATGTGGCTTCCCCGGTATGATTAAACGCTGCATGAGATACCATCCCAACATCCGTGTAGCCTTTACCTTGATCATTTCGGAACAGATAATTGGTCATCATATCATTTGCCACATAGATATCCGGATAACCGTCGTTGTTATAATCTGTCGTTCCCACGCCCATTGCCCTGCCGTCTTTCCGGTACACTCCCGTCTCACGGGTTACATCTTTAAACCGGCCATCTCCCAGGTTCCGATAAAGAACATCCGGCTGTCCGTCAAAATTCAACGGTCCCGGGTAGCCGTCCGGCGTGTAGAACAGGTTATATTTGGGATCGTACTCCAGGTAATTGGCTACATAAAGATCAAGCAGGCCGTCTAAATCATAATCAATCCAGAGTGCAGCAACACTGAATTTATCACTTTCACCGGCAACACCGGCCTGGCGGGCTATTTCTCTAAAAGTACCATCTCCATTATTATGATAAAAAACATTCGGGCCATAGTTAGAAACATAAATATCCGGATAACCGTCATTATTATAATCCCCGATTAATACTCCTGAACCGAAACCAGAATCACCCACACCGGCAATTTCTGTTACATCTTCAAACTGACCATTTCCGAGATTCCTGTAAAGTTTGTTCGTTGGCAGATTTCGTGGTTTCTCACCTTCACTGAATTGCTCGGAGTACGACCCATTTGCAATGTAGAGGTCCATAAAGCCATCCTGGTTATAATCCAGAAATGCCGCACCGGATCCAACCGTTTCAACCACATTGGACAACAGATCATCTCCAAACGTTTGAGTGAATTCAATACCCGAATATTCGCTGACATCCATAAAAAAATCTTCGCCAACAGGAGGCATATCAGGCAATGCAGAAGGAGTTGAATTACTTTGATTGCATGTGGAAAAGGAAAAACCGGCTGCAATTAAAAATGGTACTATAATAAGTAGTGCCCTGTTATGTTTGCCAGTCACAAAATTGAAAATCATAAATCCATTTTTCGACTTAAATCTTTGGATAGCTTACTTAGCTGAAGGATAGTTTTAGAGTTTTATATCCAAATATATAATAAAGGATATTTGCAAACAGTGCAACCATGCTTACTGAGTGTAACTACCACTTAATTCGTCAAGTATTCTTCACCATAGGTCCAGTTGAACGGTTTGGCGCTGGTTTCGTTATACTCCCTAATGTAGCTCATCAACTGATCGACCAGATCTTTTTTGGAATGCCAAACTCCATCTTTGAGTATTTTCCGGCTCATAATGCTAAACCAGATTTCAATCTGATTGAGCCACGAGGAGTAGGTGGGAGTAAAATGAAGGTGGAAATTTTCTTTTTTCAGCCAGCCACTCCTTGACAGCCTTGTTTTTGTGGATTGACAATTATGCAAAATAATATGGATCTGAACATTGCGGTATCTGCGGTCCAGGTGTTTGAGAAATTTCAGAAAATTTTCGGAGTTGTTGCGGTCGACACTGCCGTGCGGTGATTCTCCTGTGTGCACGGCAAGAGCGGCCATCAGGTTTACGGTACCATTGCGTTTGTACGGTAGCGGTAAGCCTGCGAGGGTTCCCTGTCCGTAAAGGCAGCTCCGGCTGGGTACGATCCAGGGCCTGAATCTGGGTTTCTCATCTACCGATAGCACCAATGCGTGTTCAGGGGATTCAGATACAGACCAACAATATCAATCATCTTGGATTCAAATTCCGGATCCGGGCTTTTCCCGCACCAATAGTCGGTTTTGTGTGGCTTGAGGTCAGCCTCTCGCAGGATCTGTGAAACCCAGCTCTGGCTCATCTGGCACATTTCGGCAATCTGGTGTTGGCTGTAGCGTGGCGTTCCGCTTTCGGTGCGCTGGCAGGCAAGATGGATCACCCGGTTGCGGTCTGCCTCCGTAAAGATCGATGGTGTGCCGGGGCGCTGGGCATCGACCAACCCCTGCGAGTCCATCTCGTTCAAACCGCTTGCGCCATTTGGCAATGGAAGGTTCACTGATCCGATTCTTTTTGCTGGATTCTTCATAGGTCAATCCACCGAGCCAGTCAAAATAATCTGAGCGCGCAGGCTCAGGCGCCGTTCTATCCTATGAGATCGTGCGTAGGTAATCGATTGGCTTCGGCTTTATCTGAGACCGTGATTGTCGTACGTTTAGCCATCGGTTTTTCTTCTCAAGATACGGAATCAGTAAATATTTTACTTAACTTATTTAACGGTAGCTACACTAGCAAAAAATACGCTTTTTTGGGTGTGAGAAAGGTTTTTCAGAAATATCTTGATCGGTAATTTTTAATTTCAGAAAACCTAAGAAATTTTATCAGAAAGAATTATTCAAACTGTACCTTCAATCGATATCAGGCCTTTTGTGTGAAGAAAGCAATCCGACTGTTCGTACATTCAACCCATCCTGGCAGACCCCCAGTAGTTGAAACTGGCGGCTTTCCATCCGGGAATGTACATCGTTTCCAGGTGTGCAATATCGAAACCGTTGCCGGAAATCAGGGCTGGAATATCCCGGTTTAGATTACAGCCTCCGGCCAGTTTTGTCCACACCGGATTGATTCGGTTTTGCCATTTTTCTACGGAGTCATCCGGTGCTTTTCCATGTTCACAGAAGTACAGAATACCTTTGGGTTTCAACACCCGGCGCATTTCGGTAAGGGCAACTTCTGGCTCGGATATCGTGCATAAACTGTAGGTAATGACGACCGAATCAAACTTGTTTTTTTCGAAGGGCAACTCCTCTGCACGGGCTTGCTCGAATACAACATCAAATTGCAGACTTCCTGGATCTAATTCATTCTCATCCCACATCTCTTCAGATGGATCAATACCTGTTACACTCTTCACTTGAGCAGGATTATAAAAGGGAAGATTCAAACCGGAACCAATTCCGATCTCCAATACTGAACCGGTTGCCTTCGGTACAATTTTCTGCCTCTGTTTTTGATTCGGCTTTTGCCTGCATGTCCAGTGGACAAGTTTGGGCAGGATATACGAGGAGTAGATACCCATAATTTATTCATTGAGTTCTGATTGACAAGAAGCGGCTGTATCAGTTCTAATATCCATGCTTCATTAGCATAGAAAGTATCTCATTGCTATGAAATATTATTCAAAAAAAGACTATTTGTAACCACTAAAAAATGCAACACAGTCTATTACAGGCTTATAGTTATCACAAGATTTGTTAACAAAACTGTTCTTAGAAAATTGAACTAGATCAGCTTCACAACTCTTTAATTACTATGTCTTTAAATGCTATTTTCAATTGATCATTTTTATGTAGTTGTAATGCAATAAAACCTTTTTTGTCTATGCCATATTTTTGATGAAAAAGATCATCCAACACTCCTTTACCATCGTAATCTGCTACTGTAATATTATTAATAATAGTAGTGATATTGTTGCCTTTGCAAATAATAACCAAATCATTCCAGTAAGGAGCTTCATTAGCATAATGATGTCGAACAACCTTTGGAGCATAAATTGCTTTATCCATATTCCAATCAGGTAAATCAGGATAAATCCAACGTTGGTGTCCTCGTGTTTCATCATATATAAATCCACTCCGCCAGGGATCACTCGGATGAATATCAACTTGAGGTCCGTCCATCCAACCCACCAATTTTGATCCCTTTACCATACCCTGACTATCATAACGACTTCTAATTTGAATACCACTATTCCCTGGACTCTCTCTATAGGATTGAAATTTCAACCTCAATTCAAAATCGGCATATTCTTTGCTCGTTTGCAACCAGCTATAATCATGGTCTGTTATTCCCATAGAATTAACGACAATAGCTCCATCTATTACACTCCAAAAATTATAATGTTGATCTTCTTTCACCGATTTTATTTTCCACCCATCCAAGTTCTCTCCATTGAATATCGCTACCCAATGACCTGTGTTTGACATTTGGTCGTTGGGGTCCATTAACGTTTTTTGGTCAGCCTTCTGACTTACAGATTGATGATTTTGTTTGTTTGTTTCAGAGCATGAAAGAACAATACCAAGAAGCAATAAGACAGAAAAATTGAATTTGGTTACTTTCATTGTGATAAACATTTTTTTACTAATGTTGACTCTTTTATAAAAAACAATTTTCCAGGAAATAGTTGATTTTATTTATAAAAATCTGTCATGATCCAGAGCCACCGGCTTGAAGGATGCACCCAGATTTCTTTCCAGTTATACACATTTTCGGCGGGCCAATAGGGTACATCCCGGTTAAAGTATGTTTGAACACCAACAGGAAGTCCACCGACCAAATTTCCACTCATCGAACTATACTGAGCAGCATAGCGATATCCCTCCCCATACATCAGGCTTTGATTAAATGGATTCAATCCTAAATGCCAGTCAAGTTGCTTATAGCTCAGAATTAAAAGGTCCTTATCATCTAAATAATTGGCTGCAGCACTCAAGCCTTTTGCCTGAGATAGAATAGTCCCGCTGTTACCACGAAAGGATGTCCAGGTTGGAAAACTTTTCAGGTAGTATCGATCATTCAACCGAACTCCACTTTTAATCTGCTCTGCCTGGATATCATCATCCGCACGGTTTAGATCATATATACCGGCCGGGATCATAAAATAAGGATCCGTGTATGTTGATATATTTTTGTAATAATCTGCATACAGGCGAATTGCATTATCCCATTCACTCATTTTTGAATGGTCAGGAAATAGCTGGCTTAATCTTACAAGACCTATAACCAAGTCCTGTTCATGCCCCCGATGAGAGTAGTGAAGAATATCGTCTCTATCGGGTGAACGATAAAAGAACCCCTTCAAGGCGACATCGGACGCAAGGTCTTTCTGCTGCTGGCTTTGCAGAATAAAGGCGCCATAAGAAATGGCGGCATCTCTATACTTTTCTTTGCCTGTTGCTTCAAACAAAGTCAGTGAAGCATTTAATGCGACAGCGGCCAAGGGGGCACTGGGTATATTGCCGGCCAGTTCTTTTCTTGCAAATTCCCAATCCTGTTCCGCACTTTCCATTGCATATTTTGCCAATCTCAGATCACTGTCCCATAATACCATAGCAGCCTTGGCTTCCG of Balneolaceae bacterium contains these proteins:
- a CDS encoding class I SAM-dependent methyltransferase, which encodes MGIYSSYILPKLVHWTCRQKPNQKQRQKIVPKATGSVLEIGIGSGLNLPFYNPAQVKSVTGIDPSEEMWDENELDPGSLQFDVVFEQARAEELPFEKNKFDSVVITYSLCTISEPEVALTEMRRVLKPKGILYFCEHGKAPDDSVEKWQNRINPVWTKLAGGCNLNRDIPALISGNGFDIAHLETMYIPGWKAASFNYWGSARMG
- a CDS encoding c-type cytochrome, translated to MKTNKKIVLTTLLAVTALVFVFVAKRGHDWARDHVDHMTATTGFPLTCTNCHVGRQVDNLFTQFLTDDYLSPFNVAISPDGNYLYVVGQEDNSFSIVDLNEKVVIKKIEVGNHPHSVTLNEDGTSAYVSNQWDDNVIEILLPEGNIVDTLQTGAGPAELQYEGEGNMLYVVNTFTSDVSIIDLSSGQELKRLSVGNNPTGASLTPDGETLMVLSRRTKHIEFRTPPKVEATFISTSEQRLADRKELMSAHIMENIDYTPEGELALFTLIRPKNLVPAVQIENGWMINHGIGVYNTSTGKMYQLLLDEPNKFYADPFDVKVSPDGKYAVVSHSGANILSIIEMSKLKSLLLRIDAGEIRMPENNLGLSKEFVIKRIETGSAPKGMAFSPDGSKLYYAEYLNDKIGIVDMTSFSNGESIVLSKADQNTPIRQGQRLFYNAGGTFQYQYSCYTCHPDGHEDGLTYDMALKPGIDLTNVQTLRELPKTSPFKWNGHNVSVYMQDGMRFSKFVTRTESYSPEDLTNLTSYILTQLKHPPNRFRLPNGELTEAQERGKEIFYRTMTNDGREIPVGNQCVTCHPPPNFTNRTNADVGTKKEHDSPGMTFDSPNLNNIYESAPYLHDGSAQTLEEIWTIYNDNDEHGAANDMTKNQLNDLIEYLKSLGSAKYYK
- a CDS encoding IS630 family transposase; the protein is MLSVDEKPRFRPWIVPSRSCLYGQGTLAGLPLPYKRNGTVNLMAALAVHTGESPHGSVDRNNSENFLKFLKHLDRRYRNVQIHIILHNCQSTKTRLSRSGWLKKENFHLHFTPTYSSWLNQIEIWFSIMSRKILKDGVWHSKKDLVDQLMSYIREYNETSAKPFNWTYGEEYLTN
- a CDS encoding DUF1080 domain-containing protein, which codes for MKVTKFNFSVLLLLGIVLSCSETNKQNHQSVSQKADQKTLMDPNDQMSNTGHWVAIFNGENLDGWKIKSVKEDQHYNFWSVIDGAIVVNSMGITDHDYSWLQTSKEYADFELRLKFQSYRESPGNSGIQIRSRYDSQGMVKGSKLVGWMDGPQVDIHPSDPWRSGFIYDETRGHQRWIYPDLPDWNMDKAIYAPKVVRHHYANEAPYWNDLVIICKGNNITTIINNITVADYDGKGVLDDLFHQKYGIDKKGFIALQLHKNDQLKIAFKDIVIKEL
- a CDS encoding CRTAC1 family protein, whose protein sequence is MIFNFVTGKHNRALLIIVPFLIAAGFSFSTCNQSNSTPSALPDMPPVGEDFFMDVSEYSGIEFTQTFGDDLLSNVVETVGSGAAFLDYNQDGFMDLYIANGSYSEQFSEGEKPRNLPTNKLYRNLGNGQFEDVTEIAGVGDSGFGSGVLIGDYNNDGYPDIYVSNYGPNVFYHNNGDGTFREIARQAGVAGESDKFSVAALWIDYDLDGLLDLYVANYLEYDPKYNLFYTPDGYPGPLNFDGQPDVLYRNLGDGRFKDVTRETGVYRKDGRAMGVGTTDYNNDGYPDIYVANDMMTNYLFRNDQGKGYTDVGMVSHAAFNHTGEATSSMSVVFGDYDDNGFTDMFVTDESYSALYTNLDGERFVDLSYQSGIAIPSGQFAGWGSSFLDYNNNMDLDIFKVNGEIQHLHGQEDQVFEYRQNRTFEDVSLTLGPYFEEEKVGRGACFGDIDNDGDIDVFISNLGDNFTLLRNDKGNLNNWILINLVGTTSNRDGIGAKVKVVAGGKTQTMEKTSAGGYLSQNDPRIHFGLAGHSIIDQIEIRWPSGIVQTMENVEANQILTIQE